One stretch of Aquimarina sp. Aq107 DNA includes these proteins:
- a CDS encoding DUF5367 family protein, producing MKHLRAISIGIIIWVIGVSIYTISFYIPILEDPEFQANILLSLGILPVVWLGAKLYYRKKSTITGYWLGVVFFLTATILDALITVPYLIIPDGGSYYSFFAAAGFWLIGIEFIVMSTTYWYTKVFSITNTANYL from the coding sequence ATGAAACATTTAAGAGCTATTAGTATTGGAATTATTATCTGGGTAATTGGAGTAAGTATTTACACAATTTCCTTCTACATTCCGATTTTAGAAGACCCAGAATTTCAGGCAAATATTTTATTGTCCTTAGGAATTCTACCAGTAGTGTGGTTAGGAGCAAAACTATATTACAGAAAAAAAAGTACTATAACAGGATACTGGTTAGGGGTAGTTTTCTTTTTAACCGCCACCATTTTAGATGCTTTAATTACGGTTCCCTATTTAATAATTCCTGATGGAGGATCCTATTATAGCTTCTTTGCTGCTGCTGGTTTTTGGCTCATTGGAATAGAGTTTATTGTAATGAGTACCACGTATTGGTATACAAAAGTTTTTAGTATAACAAATACTGCAAATTACTTATAA
- a CDS encoding NmrA family NAD(P)-binding protein produces MKTENILVIGGTGKTGRRVAENLTELGHNVRVVGRKTNPMFDWENTDTYDAALKDMDRAYIVYYPDLAVPGSRDAISTLTKKALEAGLEKVVLLSGKGETEAEACEEIVANSGLNYTLVRASWFNQNFSEGAFLEFVLNGTVALPMPNAEIPFVDVNDIADVVSKVIVDDSYNGQTITVTGPQKRTFKEVVEIMAEASNKHIQFVPISIEEFKEGMKKAGLPDSYVWLFGYLFQEVLGNPENQEVSDDVAKVLGKPAIDFETFAKQTAATGLWNQNVTETL; encoded by the coding sequence ATGAAAACAGAAAACATTTTAGTTATCGGAGGAACTGGAAAAACTGGTCGCCGAGTTGCAGAAAATTTAACAGAATTAGGCCATAATGTACGCGTTGTTGGACGAAAAACAAACCCAATGTTTGATTGGGAAAACACTGATACCTATGACGCCGCTTTAAAAGATATGGATAGAGCCTATATTGTGTATTATCCGGATTTGGCAGTACCTGGCTCTAGAGATGCCATCAGTACACTTACCAAAAAAGCTTTAGAGGCTGGTTTAGAAAAAGTAGTATTACTTTCTGGTAAAGGCGAAACTGAAGCCGAAGCCTGTGAAGAAATCGTAGCAAACTCTGGTTTAAACTATACTTTGGTTAGAGCATCGTGGTTCAATCAAAATTTTAGTGAAGGTGCTTTCTTAGAATTTGTACTCAATGGTACTGTTGCATTACCAATGCCAAATGCAGAAATTCCATTTGTAGATGTCAATGATATAGCAGATGTAGTTTCTAAAGTCATCGTAGATGATAGCTATAACGGACAAACCATAACTGTAACAGGTCCTCAAAAAAGAACTTTTAAGGAGGTGGTTGAAATTATGGCTGAAGCTAGCAACAAGCATATTCAATTTGTACCAATTTCTATTGAAGAATTTAAGGAAGGTATGAAAAAAGCAGGATTACCTGATTCTTATGTATGGTTGTTCGGTTATTTATTCCAAGAAGTATTAGGAAATCCAGAGAACCAAGAAGTTTCTGATGATGTAGCCAAAGTATTGGGCAAACCAGCCATAGATTTTGAAACATTTGCCAAACAAACTGCTGCTACTGGTCTTTGGAATCAAAATGTTACGGAAACATTATAA
- a CDS encoding serine hydrolase, which translates to MKKFLKYTSLSVVLIVVWTIMIFLGTDKGWWHTPFTEQKESTKFIKSVHKELKKEFVGSMAMAIFKDGAPVTESFHSKNTSVNRNTVFQVASLSKFVSAIGVMRLVQEGKLDLDVPVSNYLKRWQLPPSSFDNNKVTVRRLLSHTAGLTDGLGYSGFENLKDVQSLESSLTKAKDADQGRNGSTQVGILPGSEWRYSGGGFTLLQLIVEEVSRQSFNQYMRIEIFEPLGMQSSFYQWDEKFRNRLCDFYNADGSKAPHFYYTSLAATSLYTTLTDLEKLFTLFDEKQSAIKPLQPKYQRMMWQVEANKLGAPIYGLGTFLFAEIDNGQFIIGHDGQSNPPINTAFRYNPTNGDGVIILTTGNSDFATRIASDWVFLNTGKVDTLLFAMQQNKMVSNVIIGNVVIILLIITISLSRKYYKRKV; encoded by the coding sequence ATGAAAAAATTTCTTAAATACACCTCGTTATCAGTTGTCCTAATTGTTGTATGGACTATAATGATTTTTTTAGGTACAGACAAAGGTTGGTGGCATACACCATTCACTGAACAAAAAGAGTCTACAAAGTTTATCAAATCAGTTCACAAAGAACTCAAAAAAGAATTTGTAGGCAGTATGGCAATGGCTATATTTAAAGATGGAGCGCCAGTAACGGAATCTTTCCATTCAAAGAATACTTCAGTTAACCGAAATACCGTGTTTCAAGTAGCTTCTCTTTCAAAATTTGTCTCAGCTATTGGCGTTATGCGATTAGTTCAGGAAGGAAAGTTAGATTTGGATGTTCCCGTATCTAACTACCTTAAACGATGGCAATTACCACCTAGTTCCTTTGATAACAATAAAGTTACGGTTAGGAGGCTTCTTAGTCATACTGCAGGATTGACTGATGGTCTTGGATACTCTGGTTTCGAGAATTTAAAAGATGTGCAATCTTTAGAATCTTCACTTACCAAAGCAAAAGATGCAGACCAAGGCAGAAATGGCAGCACGCAAGTAGGCATTTTACCAGGAAGCGAATGGCGATACTCTGGAGGAGGATTTACATTGCTTCAACTTATTGTAGAGGAAGTGAGTAGGCAGTCTTTTAATCAGTATATGAGAATAGAAATTTTTGAACCCTTAGGAATGCAATCGTCTTTCTATCAATGGGATGAAAAGTTTCGTAACAGACTCTGTGATTTTTATAACGCAGATGGTTCTAAAGCACCACACTTTTATTACACCTCTCTGGCTGCAACATCGCTGTATACAACATTAACCGATTTAGAAAAACTTTTTACTCTTTTTGATGAAAAACAAAGCGCTATAAAGCCATTACAGCCAAAATATCAAAGAATGATGTGGCAAGTTGAAGCAAATAAACTTGGTGCTCCTATATACGGACTCGGCACCTTTCTTTTTGCTGAAATTGACAATGGACAATTTATAATAGGACATGATGGTCAAAGCAATCCACCTATTAATACAGCCTTTCGATATAATCCTACAAATGGAGATGGTGTTATCATTTTGACAACTGGAAACTCCGATTTTGCTACCCGAATTGCAAGTGACTGGGTATTTCTAAATACTGGAAAAGTAGATACTTTACTATTTGCGATGCAACAAAATAAGATGGTCAGTAATGTAATAATAGGTAATGTAGTAATCATACTGCTAATTATAACTATTTCCCTTTCGCGAAAGTACTATAAAAGAAAAGTATAA
- a CDS encoding AraC family transcriptional regulator, whose translation MKHFKTLSSFLNYIELPPPEHPMLSVFSTKGEGFLPCPKESSPPITNDCYSISLKKIIKGDLNYGRTNYDFTNGVLIFIAPRQVLQWDNSVIYEQKGFSLNFHEDFLKGTELAQQIKKYSFFSYSVNEALHLSPREEKQIESIVENINIEYLNNPDEFSKEIIISQLSTLLKYAKRFYERQFLNRKELSNNLLEQFNQQLSKYFNSGQLQEKGIPSIEQIADQLSVSQRYLSDTLKKESGKTSTEHLQLYLIDEAKNVLLNPGKTISEVAYELGFEYPPYFSRLFKKKEGISPKEYRKKHKMN comes from the coding sequence ATGAAACATTTCAAAACACTATCATCCTTCTTAAATTATATTGAACTCCCTCCTCCAGAGCATCCTATGCTCAGTGTTTTCTCTACTAAAGGTGAAGGTTTTTTACCTTGTCCGAAAGAAAGTTCGCCTCCTATTACAAATGATTGCTATTCCATTAGTTTGAAGAAAATTATTAAAGGTGATTTAAATTATGGAAGAACAAATTATGATTTTACAAATGGTGTTTTAATTTTTATTGCTCCAAGACAAGTTTTACAATGGGATAATAGTGTAATCTATGAACAAAAAGGTTTTTCTCTAAATTTTCATGAAGACTTTCTGAAAGGAACAGAGTTGGCGCAGCAAATTAAGAAATATAGCTTCTTTTCATATTCGGTGAACGAAGCGCTACACCTATCACCAAGAGAAGAAAAACAAATTGAATCCATTGTAGAAAACATTAATATTGAATACCTAAATAATCCGGATGAATTTAGTAAAGAAATTATCATTTCACAATTAAGTACACTTTTAAAATACGCCAAACGCTTTTATGAAAGACAATTTTTAAATCGCAAAGAGCTATCAAATAATCTACTAGAGCAATTTAATCAACAATTATCAAAGTATTTTAATTCGGGACAATTGCAAGAAAAAGGTATTCCAAGTATAGAACAAATTGCAGATCAACTATCCGTTTCACAACGTTACCTGAGTGATACACTCAAAAAAGAATCAGGAAAAACTTCTACTGAACATTTGCAGTTATATTTAATTGATGAAGCAAAGAATGTACTATTAAACCCTGGCAAGACAATTTCTGAAGTTGCTTATGAATTAGGTTTTGAATACCCTCCTTATTTTTCAAGATTATTTAAAAAGAAAGAAGGTATTAGCCCTAAAGAGTATAGAAAAAAACACAAAATGAATTAA
- a CDS encoding YHYH protein, whose product MKHALFVILTLTTLISCKLNQEKKEQQEPNGQRPSSAQLIDELDSNKDGKLSKAEVKGPIADDFNNIDSNNDGFLTLEELNKQEDKPPRTTNTNKDLSNEIDSSMKVIPVNTDYFISENIIDGIQKEMVELNGIKTLCYVIKTNSQATEHQMGPWCPRHIEDGMEKAGIWFKDDKVYDVSGHFIAELAQFYSDDKWKLYREDGTIKVTDTEEGCLAAAKPQVEEEYHNYCVECLPEYFKDQVTTFVIPVTPRYIKTAQSFGRGGIGIALNGVKYDPPAPTHAILAAHTIAPLDDHGGHVNPHGGYHYHAVTGSTKEITQTNSHSSMIGYAIDGFGIYALKDKNGNKSGNLDECGGHFDDKLGYHYHAGEPGGNQIIKCLHGLPGYTQTKE is encoded by the coding sequence ATGAAACATGCTTTATTTGTAATATTAACTCTTACAACTCTGATTTCTTGCAAATTAAATCAGGAAAAAAAAGAACAACAAGAACCAAATGGACAACGACCATCTTCTGCGCAATTAATTGATGAATTAGACAGTAACAAAGATGGAAAATTATCCAAAGCGGAAGTCAAAGGACCAATTGCAGATGATTTTAATAATATCGATAGTAATAATGATGGCTTTTTAACTTTAGAAGAGTTAAATAAACAGGAAGATAAACCGCCAAGAACAACAAATACGAATAAGGATTTGTCCAATGAAATTGATTCTTCTATGAAGGTAATTCCAGTAAATACAGATTACTTTATTTCGGAAAACATAATTGACGGTATTCAAAAGGAAATGGTTGAATTAAATGGTATTAAGACTCTATGTTATGTCATCAAAACAAATTCTCAAGCAACTGAACATCAAATGGGTCCTTGGTGCCCTCGACATATTGAAGATGGAATGGAGAAAGCAGGAATTTGGTTTAAAGATGATAAAGTTTATGATGTTTCGGGACACTTTATTGCCGAATTGGCCCAATTTTACAGTGATGACAAGTGGAAATTATATAGAGAAGATGGGACTATTAAAGTAACCGACACTGAAGAAGGATGTTTGGCGGCAGCAAAACCACAAGTAGAGGAAGAATATCATAACTATTGTGTAGAATGTTTGCCTGAATATTTCAAAGATCAAGTAACAACCTTTGTGATTCCGGTAACACCAAGATATATAAAAACTGCTCAAAGTTTTGGAAGAGGTGGAATAGGAATTGCTTTAAATGGAGTTAAATATGATCCACCTGCTCCAACACACGCAATATTAGCGGCACATACAATTGCTCCTTTGGATGACCACGGAGGACATGTAAACCCGCATGGAGGGTATCATTATCACGCAGTCACTGGCTCTACTAAAGAAATTACTCAAACTAATTCGCACTCCTCTATGATTGGATATGCAATTGACGGTTTCGGAATTTATGCTTTAAAAGATAAAAACGGGAATAAGTCTGGAAATTTAGATGAATGTGGTGGTCATTTTGATGATAAACTAGGATATCATTATCACGCAGGCGAACCAGGAGGAAACCAAATTATAAAATGTTTACACGGATTACCTGGGTATACCCAAACAAAAGAGTAG
- a CDS encoding class I SAM-dependent methyltransferase, translated as MNELYTNLAEVYEAMYSSFIDYKAEFEFYASILKKNDKKQVLELGSGIGHLGNFFQKNEFEYSGIDLSEGMVKIAKRKYPKCEFSKEDIRSFKLDKQVGSMLMVGRTISYLLTNKDVLSTFHNVYNNLKEKGIFSFDFIDAEKFIPSIRHRKEVFHNATYENEEYLRKSIWNIDLDKGMTFNWESHYFKKSKDGLKEIGIDKSVIRTFTREEIRIFLELNDFKIKEIISKESYAFPTYVIVAEK; from the coding sequence ATGAACGAACTTTATACCAATTTAGCGGAAGTTTATGAAGCAATGTACTCGTCTTTTATTGATTACAAGGCCGAGTTCGAATTTTATGCAAGTATTCTTAAAAAAAACGATAAAAAGCAAGTACTTGAATTAGGAAGTGGAATCGGGCATTTGGGTAATTTCTTTCAAAAAAATGAATTTGAATATTCAGGTATTGATTTAAGTGAAGGAATGGTCAAAATTGCCAAAAGAAAATATCCAAAGTGCGAATTCTCAAAGGAAGATATACGTTCTTTTAAGTTGGATAAGCAAGTAGGAAGTATGCTAATGGTAGGCAGAACTATCAGCTATCTATTGACTAATAAAGATGTTTTATCCACTTTTCATAATGTATACAATAATCTTAAAGAAAAAGGAATATTTAGTTTTGACTTTATTGATGCTGAAAAATTTATACCTTCAATTCGACATAGGAAAGAAGTCTTTCATAATGCAACTTATGAGAACGAGGAATATCTAAGAAAAAGTATATGGAATATAGACTTAGATAAAGGAATGACCTTTAACTGGGAATCTCACTATTTCAAGAAATCGAAAGATGGCTTAAAAGAAATCGGAATAGATAAATCAGTGATTAGAACTTTTACTAGGGAGGAAATTAGAATATTTCTAGAGCTTAATGATTTTAAAATAAAAGAAATCATATCGAAAGAATCCTATGCATTTCCAACATATGTAATCGTAGCAGAAAAGTGA
- a CDS encoding beta-1,3-glucanase family protein yields the protein MKKITLLLVIITLSVIKLNAQLTLPYTFENNSRYADEDIYIGLVGKMEPTGDVWMNITNSSLVAMSADDNTVDGPEWSEPAGWKYPDIFTKLSEITDKKILIPHGLYACRIFISFESPMYLRFHETGGYAGANLNSESDPNDGIRWELVELTWGDAGLWTNTSRVDAYQYPMGLEVNGFSGGVTGETYEESYNEAVNGNGTPQFKKIGELLSHDEILAAWDENVSTDYLVAKTIKTHSYDGEPIIEQPSKVDEFPKDVLDRYIDDIWETYSTHDLHINIGDRGTWVGRVNNNNNQFVFTDPADGTIATIYDKPTTVNAIEGSGYLAYTPHDASVNTEAYNEDLMIQAQMAAAISRHAIYTSITDETVQYSHDATRFFQIEPYNEYVRFFHDDIISFESQTYAFAYDDVGDHSSTIQSTFPTEVKVIIGGYSEDNVLSTSETLINDGLMILYPNPTNGNNITLSGLKNDFTINIYTIEGKLIKSEEAISTKNIQIETSNLTNGLYLAEINSKDNKYTKTFKFLIN from the coding sequence ATGAAAAAGATCACACTTCTCTTGGTAATTATTACATTATCTGTAATAAAATTAAATGCTCAACTTACTCTTCCATATACTTTTGAAAATAACTCAAGATATGCAGATGAAGATATTTATATTGGATTAGTTGGTAAGATGGAACCTACTGGTGATGTTTGGATGAATATAACTAATAGTTCTTTAGTAGCTATGTCTGCTGATGATAATACTGTAGATGGACCGGAATGGAGCGAACCTGCAGGATGGAAATACCCAGATATTTTTACCAAATTAAGTGAGATTACAGATAAAAAAATTCTAATCCCTCACGGCTTATATGCTTGTAGAATTTTTATTTCCTTTGAATCGCCTATGTATTTACGTTTTCATGAAACAGGTGGTTACGCGGGTGCTAATTTAAATTCAGAATCAGACCCTAATGATGGAATACGTTGGGAGTTGGTAGAATTAACTTGGGGAGATGCTGGTTTATGGACCAATACTAGCCGTGTTGATGCGTATCAATACCCAATGGGATTAGAAGTAAATGGCTTTTCTGGTGGTGTTACAGGAGAAACTTATGAAGAATCCTATAACGAAGCTGTCAACGGAAATGGAACTCCTCAATTTAAAAAAATTGGAGAATTATTATCCCATGATGAAATTTTAGCCGCTTGGGATGAAAATGTGAGTACCGATTATTTGGTTGCTAAAACAATAAAAACCCATTCTTATGACGGAGAACCTATTATAGAACAACCATCTAAAGTAGATGAATTTCCAAAAGATGTTTTAGACAGATACATTGATGATATTTGGGAAACTTATAGTACTCATGATTTACATATTAATATTGGAGATCGAGGAACCTGGGTGGGTAGAGTTAATAATAATAATAACCAATTTGTTTTTACTGATCCTGCTGATGGGACTATTGCCACTATTTATGACAAACCCACTACAGTAAATGCAATAGAAGGTTCTGGCTATTTAGCATATACACCTCATGATGCTAGTGTAAATACTGAAGCATATAATGAAGATTTAATGATTCAGGCACAAATGGCTGCAGCCATAAGTCGACACGCTATTTATACAAGCATCACAGATGAAACTGTTCAATACTCTCACGATGCAACTCGTTTTTTTCAAATAGAACCTTATAATGAATATGTAAGGTTTTTTCATGATGACATCATTAGTTTTGAATCTCAAACATATGCATTTGCTTATGATGACGTTGGTGATCATTCATCTACAATTCAATCTACGTTCCCCACAGAAGTAAAAGTAATTATTGGTGGATATTCTGAAGATAATGTTTTATCTACTTCCGAAACATTAATAAATGATGGGTTAATGATACTGTATCCAAATCCTACAAACGGAAATAATATTACTCTATCTGGTCTAAAAAATGATTTTACAATAAATATTTATACTATTGAAGGAAAACTCATTAAATCTGAAGAAGCTATAAGTACCAAGAATATCCAAATCGAAACCTCTAATTTAACTAATGGCCTGTACCTAGCTGAGATAAATAGTAAGGACAATAAGTATACTAAAACATTCAAGTTTTTAATAAACTAA
- a CDS encoding AraC family transcriptional regulator, whose product MAQTIIDKQNGELAFRLERFENLSQFDHLQRKNYYSIILLKGSDYRLNADMFNYELKGNQMICMSPYQAFMITSKDPCSGWLLNFHPDFFCTYRHQNEIETEGILFNNFHNLPHFEILEETLFFNLIDQISKEMDKDSIAQHEVLVAFLKVFLIEGVRQKRHFDKDIVPKFSDEKSEILQNLINSIENNYFKLHSPKEYADILCISTKTLAGIVKKYLKQTPSSLISNRIIIEAKRELYLTSKPLKQIAASLGYDDEFYFSRFFKKKVGVSPDIYRKTVGFAKLENL is encoded by the coding sequence ATGGCCCAAACTATTATTGATAAACAAAATGGTGAACTCGCTTTTAGACTAGAAAGGTTTGAAAACCTTAGTCAATTTGATCACTTACAAAGAAAAAATTATTATTCTATTATTTTATTGAAAGGCAGTGATTATAGGCTCAATGCTGATATGTTTAATTATGAATTGAAAGGTAATCAAATGATTTGTATGTCGCCATATCAGGCTTTTATGATTACTTCTAAGGATCCTTGTTCTGGATGGTTATTAAATTTTCATCCTGATTTTTTTTGTACCTATCGTCATCAAAATGAAATAGAAACAGAAGGAATCCTTTTTAATAATTTTCATAATCTTCCACATTTTGAAATTTTAGAAGAAACACTATTTTTTAATTTGATTGATCAAATATCAAAGGAAATGGATAAGGACTCTATAGCGCAGCATGAAGTTCTTGTAGCTTTTTTAAAGGTATTTTTAATAGAAGGAGTAAGACAGAAAAGACATTTTGATAAGGATATAGTACCGAAGTTTTCTGATGAGAAATCTGAGATTTTACAAAATTTAATAAACTCTATTGAGAATAATTATTTTAAGTTACATTCTCCTAAAGAGTATGCGGATATTTTATGTATTAGCACAAAAACTTTGGCGGGAATTGTAAAAAAATATTTAAAACAAACACCAAGTTCATTAATTTCTAATAGAATCATTATCGAGGCTAAGCGTGAACTTTACTTGACTTCAAAACCTTTGAAACAAATCGCAGCGAGTCTTGGATATGACGATGAATTTTATTTTAGTAGATTTTTTAAAAAGAAGGTAGGGGTTTCTCCAGATATTTATAGAAAGACAGTGGGCTTTGCTAAATTAGAAAATTTATAA
- a CDS encoding putative quinol monooxygenase, with protein sequence MKDKEKEAIGLLVIMKAKSGKELEVKNFLHQGLALVEKEPNTVSWFAFQIDNNTFGIYDTFKVEEGRQAHLTGEVAKALLANAADLLDDFDPSKDIRTIDILASNHKLGSQNKGLLVIMKSKEVKTTEVENLLNIGRELVEEEPKTLSWYAFKIDATTYGIFDTFVEDSGRDAHLSGKVAAALMENASSILENFEPSAIRKIDILASK encoded by the coding sequence ATGAAAGACAAAGAAAAAGAAGCTATCGGATTATTAGTAATTATGAAAGCTAAATCAGGAAAAGAACTAGAGGTTAAAAATTTTTTACATCAAGGATTAGCACTAGTAGAAAAAGAACCTAATACAGTTTCGTGGTTTGCTTTTCAGATAGATAATAACACTTTTGGGATCTATGATACTTTTAAAGTAGAAGAAGGTAGACAAGCACATTTAACAGGCGAAGTTGCTAAGGCATTACTAGCTAATGCCGCAGATTTATTGGATGACTTTGATCCAAGTAAGGATATTAGAACAATAGACATATTGGCTTCTAATCATAAATTGGGTTCACAAAATAAAGGTTTGTTGGTTATTATGAAATCTAAAGAAGTAAAAACAACAGAAGTAGAAAACTTGCTTAATATAGGGAGAGAATTAGTAGAAGAGGAACCTAAAACATTGTCTTGGTATGCTTTTAAAATTGATGCTACTACGTATGGAATCTTTGATACCTTTGTAGAAGATTCTGGTAGAGATGCACATTTATCAGGTAAGGTTGCAGCTGCACTTATGGAAAATGCTTCTTCTATTCTAGAAAATTTTGAACCATCCGCCATTCGAAAAATAGATATATTGGCTTCAAAATAA
- a CDS encoding glycoside hydrolase family 2 protein encodes MKKHILILACFYFVYGIKAQEKIMVNAINRESTSLNGYWKYIVDPYENGFYNYRYEPFENQENPGNGAFFTNAKRKSKSDLVEYDFDKMDSLKVPGDWNSQKEKLFYYEGTLWYKKSFDYTKKQEDSRVFVYFGASNYETDVYLNGKKLGKHIGGFTPFQFEISKLLKPKGNYIVVKVDNKRKRDAVPTLNTDWWNYGGITREVKLIETSSTFISDYQLYLDDEDTKIITGQIELNGFKIAEQEITINIPELGINEKLKTDNNGKCTIKLKSKNIRYWSPESPKLYDVTISTQEDKIADQIGFRTIKTKGAEILINEKSLFLKGISIHEESPINGGRCNSKEDAKKLLEYAQSLGCNYVRLAHYPHNEYMVRLADKMGILVWEENPVYWTISWDNEETYLNAQNQISEVIRRDKNRASVIIWSMANETPNSDARNEFLTKLAKFTKEQDPTRLISAALEQHDYNGNPNTRTIDDPFAEIVDVLSFNQYIGWYDGEIEKCQRIKWKITQDKPVIISEFGAGAKYGLHGEKDDRWTEEYQEFLYQETLKMVDGIEQLKGISPWVLVDFKSPRRVLPEIQDNYNRKGLISEKGEKKKAFFVLKEYYEKKK; translated from the coding sequence ATGAAAAAACATATATTAATTCTAGCTTGTTTCTATTTTGTATACGGGATTAAAGCACAGGAAAAAATTATGGTGAATGCCATCAATCGCGAATCCACCTCACTTAATGGTTATTGGAAATATATTGTAGATCCATATGAAAATGGGTTTTACAATTATAGATATGAACCATTTGAAAATCAAGAAAATCCAGGAAACGGTGCTTTCTTTACCAATGCCAAACGTAAATCAAAATCAGATTTAGTGGAGTATGATTTTGATAAAATGGATAGCCTTAAAGTTCCTGGCGATTGGAACTCACAAAAGGAAAAGTTATTCTATTATGAAGGTACTTTATGGTATAAAAAATCGTTCGATTATACTAAAAAACAAGAAGATAGTAGAGTATTTGTCTATTTCGGGGCCTCAAATTATGAAACCGACGTTTATCTCAACGGAAAGAAATTAGGTAAACATATTGGTGGATTTACTCCATTTCAGTTTGAAATTTCCAAATTATTAAAACCTAAAGGGAATTATATAGTAGTTAAAGTTGATAACAAAAGAAAAAGAGATGCTGTTCCTACTTTAAATACAGATTGGTGGAATTATGGCGGAATTACACGAGAAGTAAAGCTTATAGAAACTAGTAGTACGTTTATTTCTGACTATCAACTTTATTTAGACGATGAGGATACTAAAATAATAACAGGTCAAATAGAGTTAAATGGCTTTAAAATAGCAGAACAAGAAATTACAATCAATATTCCGGAATTAGGTATTAATGAAAAATTAAAAACAGATAATAATGGTAAATGTACTATTAAATTAAAGTCCAAAAACATTAGATATTGGTCTCCAGAATCTCCAAAATTATATGATGTAACAATTAGTACGCAAGAAGATAAAATAGCAGATCAAATTGGTTTTAGAACTATCAAAACAAAAGGGGCAGAAATTCTAATTAATGAGAAAAGCTTATTTCTCAAAGGTATTTCTATTCACGAAGAAAGTCCTATCAACGGTGGTCGATGTAATTCTAAAGAAGACGCAAAAAAATTATTAGAATATGCTCAAAGTTTAGGTTGTAACTATGTCCGATTAGCGCATTATCCTCATAATGAGTATATGGTTCGATTAGCGGATAAAATGGGGATTTTAGTTTGGGAAGAAAACCCTGTTTATTGGACAATTTCTTGGGATAATGAAGAAACGTATCTTAATGCTCAAAATCAGATTTCGGAAGTCATCAGACGAGATAAAAACCGAGCAAGCGTAATCATTTGGTCAATGGCTAATGAAACCCCTAATAGCGATGCTAGAAATGAGTTCCTTACCAAACTTGCTAAATTTACCAAAGAACAGGATCCTACTCGTTTGATTAGTGCGGCTTTAGAACAGCACGATTATAACGGTAATCCTAATACAAGAACAATTGACGATCCATTTGCTGAAATTGTCGATGTTTTAAGTTTCAATCAATATATAGGTTGGTATGATGGTGAAATAGAAAAATGTCAGCGAATCAAATGGAAAATTACTCAAGACAAGCCTGTAATAATCTCAGAATTTGGTGCTGGAGCTAAATATGGATTGCATGGAGAAAAAGATGATAGATGGACAGAAGAATATCAGGAATTCCTATATCAAGAAACTTTAAAAATGGTTGACGGAATAGAACAATTAAAAGGAATATCACCTTGGGTTTTAGTTGATTTTAAATCTCCCAGAAGAGTTCTACCAGAAATTCAAGATAACTATAATAGAAAAGGTTTAATTTCGGAAAAAGGTGAAAAGAAAAAAGCTTTTTTCGTCCTCAAAGAATATTACGAGAAAAAAAAATAA